A single genomic interval of Halobacillus halophilus DSM 2266 harbors:
- the metK gene encoding methionine adenosyltransferase, translated as MPANRRLFTSESVTEGHPDKICDQISDAILDEILKNDPNARVACETTVTTGLVLVSGEISTNTYVDIPAIVRQTIKEIGYTRAKFGFDADTCAVLTAIDEQSPDIAGGVDVAYESREGQMSDDEIEAIGAGDQGLMFGFANNETKELMPLPISLAHKLSKRLSDVRNDGTLEYLRPDGKTQVTIEYDVNDQPVRVDTIVISTQHAEEITLEQIKKDLKEQVIDPVVPSHLIDDSTKYFINPTGRFVIGGPQGDAGLTGRKIIVDTYGGYARHGGGAFSGKDATKVDRSAAYAARYVAKNIVAAGLADTVEVQLAYAIGVAQPVSISINTFDTGKIAEEDLVAAVRELFDLRPAGIIKMLDLRRPIYRQTAAYGHFGRTDVEFPWERTDKADELKERFS; from the coding sequence ATGCCAGCCAATCGCCGGTTATTCACATCAGAATCTGTTACAGAAGGTCATCCGGACAAGATTTGTGACCAGATTTCTGATGCTATTTTAGATGAAATTTTAAAAAATGATCCAAATGCAAGAGTTGCATGTGAGACAACGGTAACAACGGGACTAGTACTTGTTTCAGGAGAAATCAGTACCAATACGTATGTTGATATTCCAGCCATTGTTCGTCAAACCATTAAAGAAATTGGATATACAAGAGCTAAATTTGGATTTGACGCTGATACATGTGCTGTATTGACAGCGATTGATGAGCAATCTCCTGACATTGCCGGCGGCGTAGATGTTGCCTATGAATCTAGAGAAGGTCAAATGAGTGATGATGAAATAGAAGCTATAGGAGCCGGAGACCAGGGATTAATGTTTGGTTTTGCTAATAATGAAACCAAAGAATTGATGCCGTTACCGATTTCATTAGCTCATAAACTTTCTAAAAGGTTATCAGATGTACGTAATGACGGAACATTGGAATATCTTCGGCCTGATGGAAAAACACAAGTAACGATTGAATACGACGTTAATGATCAACCTGTTCGAGTGGATACGATTGTTATATCCACCCAGCATGCAGAAGAGATTACACTTGAACAAATAAAAAAAGATTTAAAAGAACAGGTTATTGATCCGGTTGTCCCTTCTCATCTAATTGATGACAGTACAAAATACTTCATTAACCCTACAGGCCGCTTCGTTATTGGAGGACCTCAAGGTGACGCCGGATTAACTGGCAGAAAGATCATTGTAGATACTTATGGCGGCTATGCGCGTCATGGTGGCGGGGCATTCAGTGGGAAAGATGCCACTAAGGTGGATCGTTCTGCTGCCTATGCGGCCAGATATGTAGCTAAAAATATTGTGGCAGCAGGTCTTGCTGATACAGTTGAAGTGCAGTTAGCCTATGCTATTGGGGTAGCACAGCCAGTGTCCATTTCCATTAATACTTTTGACACAGGAAAGATAGCTGAAGAAGACCTCGTGGCAGCTGTAAGAGAATTGTTTGATCTCCGTCCCGCAGGCATCATTAAAATGCTCGATTTGCGCAGACCCATTTATAGGCAGACGGCTGCCTATGGTCACTTTGGCCGCACAGATGTAGAATTTCCTTGGGAGAGAACAGATAAGGCAGATGAGCTTAAAGAGCGTTTTAGTTAA
- the pckA gene encoding phosphoenolpyruvate carboxykinase (ATP) — MSAINQMSELNLLLAQDHVHHQLSVPQLVERVLDRNEGTLTNKGAIQATTGAYTGRSPNDKFIVKDDQSNQLVNWGKVNQPIDDKVFVNLYHKVLDHLKNRNDLFVFKGYAGADEKFRLPIQVINEFAWHNLFAHQMFIRPDADEEKNHEAEFTVISAPTFKADPEVDGTNSEAFIMISFKHRVVLIGGTEYAGEIKKSIFSVMNYLLPQKDVLPMHCSANIGKEGDVALFFGLSGTGKTTLSADPHRKLIGDDEHAWSNYGIFNIEGGCYAKCINLSQDKEPQIFNAIHFGSVLENVALDSGSHTPDYDDVSLTENTRAAYPIHHIDNIVEPSIAGHPHAIIFLTADATGVLPPISKLTKEQAMYHFLSGYTSKLAGTERGITEPQATFSACFGSPFLPLPPSTYAEMLGEKIEQFNADVYLVNTGWTGGRYGKGSRMKLSYTRSMIHAALEGELNSVETYTDPFFGLNIPMHCPGVPDEVLIPRKTWDDPEEYDRNAQELADKFHENFKKFSYATEEIKQAGPSYHGK; from the coding sequence ATGAGTGCCATTAATCAAATGTCAGAATTGAATCTTTTATTAGCTCAAGACCATGTCCACCATCAATTATCGGTCCCTCAGCTAGTGGAAAGGGTCCTGGATCGCAACGAAGGAACATTGACAAATAAAGGTGCCATCCAGGCCACAACCGGTGCTTATACGGGAAGGTCTCCCAACGACAAATTCATTGTCAAGGACGACCAGTCTAACCAATTGGTCAACTGGGGCAAAGTAAATCAACCTATTGATGACAAAGTTTTTGTAAACCTTTATCATAAAGTACTGGATCACTTGAAAAATCGCAATGATTTATTCGTTTTTAAAGGATACGCCGGGGCAGACGAAAAGTTCCGCCTTCCGATTCAGGTAATTAATGAATTTGCATGGCATAACTTGTTCGCCCACCAAATGTTTATTAGACCAGACGCAGATGAAGAGAAAAATCATGAGGCAGAATTCACGGTGATCTCTGCACCTACTTTTAAAGCGGACCCTGAAGTGGATGGAACTAATTCGGAAGCCTTTATTATGATTTCTTTTAAGCATCGCGTAGTACTCATTGGCGGAACGGAGTATGCAGGCGAAATAAAGAAATCTATTTTTTCAGTTATGAATTACTTATTGCCTCAAAAAGACGTGCTCCCTATGCATTGTTCTGCAAACATCGGAAAAGAGGGAGACGTAGCTCTGTTTTTTGGTTTATCCGGAACAGGCAAGACGACCTTGTCCGCTGATCCTCACCGAAAGTTAATCGGGGACGATGAACACGCATGGTCTAATTACGGCATCTTCAATATAGAGGGCGGTTGTTATGCCAAATGTATCAACTTATCTCAAGATAAAGAACCCCAGATATTTAATGCGATTCACTTCGGTTCCGTTCTCGAAAATGTAGCTCTCGACAGCGGATCACACACCCCAGACTACGATGACGTAAGCCTGACTGAAAATACAAGAGCAGCTTACCCGATCCACCATATAGATAACATTGTAGAGCCTAGTATTGCGGGGCATCCACATGCCATCATCTTCCTTACTGCGGATGCTACAGGTGTACTGCCTCCCATCAGTAAATTAACCAAAGAACAGGCGATGTATCATTTCCTGAGTGGTTACACGAGTAAGCTCGCGGGTACAGAGCGCGGAATCACTGAACCTCAAGCTACCTTCTCAGCCTGTTTCGGATCACCTTTTCTACCGTTGCCTCCTTCTACTTATGCTGAGATGCTTGGAGAAAAGATTGAACAATTTAATGCGGATGTTTATTTAGTTAACACAGGATGGACAGGTGGCCGATACGGAAAAGGATCCCGAATGAAACTATCTTATACACGTTCTATGATTCATGCCGCTCTAGAAGGAGAATTAAATTCTGTAGAGACCTATACTGATCCCTTCTTTGGACTCAACATTCCTATGCATTGCCCTGGCGTACCCGATGAAGTATTGATTCCTCGAAAAACATGGGATGACCCTGAAGAATATGATCGTAATGCACAAGAACTTGCAGATAAATTCCATGAAAATTTCAAGAAATTTTCATATGCTACGGAAGAGATTAAGCAGGCAGGTCCATCTTATCACGGAAAATAA
- the ytkD gene encoding RNA deprotection pyrophosphohydrolase, with the protein MKTFNDFYQNSVRLSFEDHPFSKSPKHVWVICRYNNQWLLTQHKDRGFEFPGGKVEEGETAEEAAVREVKEETGGRVEDLQYVGQYHVEGKGGTVIKNVYFAAIGLLTKQEHYFETHGPVIFQHLPKNMKSNERFSFMMKDEVLPLCLHRIKEHHEKN; encoded by the coding sequence GTGAAGACATTTAACGACTTTTACCAAAACTCAGTTCGATTATCCTTTGAGGATCATCCTTTCTCTAAATCTCCTAAACATGTATGGGTCATTTGCCGGTACAATAACCAATGGTTACTTACCCAGCACAAAGACAGAGGGTTTGAGTTTCCTGGCGGAAAGGTAGAGGAAGGGGAAACAGCAGAAGAGGCAGCTGTTCGTGAGGTGAAGGAAGAAACAGGGGGGCGTGTTGAAGATTTACAATACGTAGGTCAGTATCACGTAGAGGGTAAAGGCGGCACAGTTATTAAAAATGTGTACTTTGCTGCGATAGGCCTCTTGACTAAGCAGGAGCATTACTTTGAAACGCATGGTCCTGTTATTTTTCAACATCTTCCTAAGAATATGAAATCAAACGAACGTTTTAGTTTCATGATGAAAGATGAGGTTCTTCCTTTATGCTTACATAGAATTAAAGAACATCATGAAAAGAATTAA
- a CDS encoding DUF6612 family protein, giving the protein MKLVMLISTLTAFILISGCASSEGAKVEEIYTKAAEASKSLENFAMKVESKQIIDTGMETGNDSGSEDSLVPGSIPIVTTIDSKMQTDPIAFHQTVEMMGQTIEQYYTEDGLYMTMPTKEGWFKAPKQVVKQLNAMGAQQQNPASQLENLKGYVDEFKLEEGESTYTLSFHSEGENVKKLLSNSLNEMMPTEQVPDDLMKNMTVNKVDYTFVVNKETYYPSSVDMEMDFSIKQNGENTHMVQTFTGEYSDFNEVGNISVPEKVKSNAKEIEGMESLFQS; this is encoded by the coding sequence ATGAAATTAGTTATGCTCATAAGTACGCTGACAGCTTTTATTTTGATAAGCGGTTGCGCGAGTTCAGAAGGAGCAAAGGTAGAGGAGATTTATACTAAAGCTGCTGAAGCAAGTAAGAGTCTTGAGAACTTTGCTATGAAGGTAGAATCCAAGCAAATTATTGATACTGGTATGGAAACAGGTAACGATAGCGGGAGCGAAGATTCCCTCGTGCCTGGCAGTATCCCTATTGTTACTACCATAGATTCTAAAATGCAGACGGATCCTATAGCTTTCCATCAAACTGTGGAAATGATGGGACAGACTATTGAACAGTACTACACGGAAGATGGTCTTTATATGACCATGCCCACAAAAGAGGGATGGTTTAAAGCACCAAAGCAAGTAGTAAAACAGCTGAACGCTATGGGCGCACAGCAGCAAAATCCGGCTTCCCAATTAGAGAATCTGAAGGGCTATGTTGACGAATTTAAACTAGAAGAAGGGGAGTCCACCTATACGCTCTCCTTTCATTCAGAAGGCGAGAATGTGAAGAAACTCTTGAGTAATTCATTGAATGAGATGATGCCCACAGAACAAGTACCAGATGATCTAATGAAGAACATGACGGTAAATAAAGTAGATTATACGTTTGTAGTAAATAAAGAAACGTATTACCCATCGTCTGTTGATATGGAAATGGATTTTTCAATCAAACAAAACGGTGAGAACACCCATATGGTACAGACTTTCACTGGAGAATACAGTGATTTTAACGAAGTTGGGAACATTTCTGTTCCCGAGAAAGTTAAATCAAACGCTAAGGAAATTGAAGGAATGGAAAGTTTATTTCAGTCTTAA
- the menC gene encoding o-succinylbenzoate synthase produces MNIDYLSLRLVELPLRSPFRTHQGLIKKRTLIIVEAGDQAGRKGYGEVTAFAEPFYTSETIQTAWHIISDCIVPTIDFQKVMHPFDFPEQVTGIQGHPMAKAGVEGALWDLYGKQTGQSLSHMIGGSRKRVKAGAVISLSDSTAEGIKALEEKGYERYKLKVDIGREREIIDQVKQISPDLPLMIDANGAYTEKDMDYLQTLDEYGLIMIEQPFQAGDFYLHQQLQQHLKTPVCLDESVMNFHDAKQAIQLGSCQVINIKISRVGGLSAAIKIHDYCAQENVPVWCGGMIESGISKAHNLALASLPNFSIPGDLSGSDRYFQKDLVTPGIQMENGEIEVPSLPGMGVEVDESYLERVTKKSKIFGLS; encoded by the coding sequence ATGAACATTGACTATTTAAGTCTTCGTTTAGTTGAATTACCATTACGTTCGCCTTTTCGCACTCACCAGGGCTTGATCAAAAAAAGAACGTTAATCATTGTAGAGGCCGGGGACCAGGCGGGACGAAAGGGTTACGGAGAAGTAACGGCATTTGCTGAACCTTTCTATACCTCAGAAACCATTCAGACAGCGTGGCATATTATTTCCGATTGTATTGTTCCAACTATTGATTTTCAGAAGGTTATGCACCCGTTTGATTTTCCAGAACAGGTAACTGGAATACAAGGGCATCCAATGGCTAAAGCTGGAGTCGAAGGTGCGCTTTGGGATCTTTATGGAAAACAAACCGGACAAAGTCTGAGCCACATGATAGGCGGTTCAAGAAAACGTGTAAAGGCGGGAGCTGTCATTAGTTTGAGTGACTCCACTGCAGAAGGTATAAAAGCATTAGAAGAGAAAGGGTATGAGCGTTACAAATTAAAGGTGGATATAGGCAGGGAGCGGGAAATAATCGATCAGGTTAAGCAGATTTCGCCTGATCTGCCTTTGATGATCGATGCCAATGGTGCTTATACGGAAAAAGACATGGATTACCTCCAGACTCTTGATGAATATGGATTAATCATGATTGAACAGCCCTTTCAAGCAGGGGATTTCTACTTACATCAGCAATTACAACAGCACTTGAAAACACCTGTCTGCCTGGATGAATCGGTCATGAATTTTCATGATGCTAAGCAGGCTATTCAGCTAGGAAGCTGTCAGGTAATTAATATTAAGATCAGCCGGGTGGGAGGTCTGAGCGCAGCAATTAAGATCCATGACTATTGCGCACAGGAAAACGTCCCTGTCTGGTGCGGGGGAATGATTGAATCAGGTATTTCAAAAGCCCACAATTTAGCATTGGCTTCTCTTCCTAACTTTAGTATTCCAGGTGATTTATCCGGTTCTGACCGGTATTTTCAGAAAGATCTCGTCACTCCTGGTATTCAAATGGAAAATGGTGAGATAGAAGTTCCTTCGCTTCCTGGAATGGGCGTAGAGGTTGATGAATCATACTTAGAGAGAGTAACTAAGAAGTCCAAGATATTCGGTTTATCATGA
- a CDS encoding o-succinylbenzoate--CoA ligase, whose amino-acid sequence MGEKIPHWLDKQNELNPDHIALETPEGTVMNFNELRRESLKMAESLLEKGIKPGDHVALLAENSSEFPIYIHALSYVGATIVLLNIRLTPNELVYQLNDAQVNCLITGKQTEVKALEVLEEAEAPVIPAFRMDKVARKAVTDRTHFSKEIDLDQVFTMMYTSGTTGRPKAVMHTYGNHWYSAIASALNLGTGSKDKWLLCLPMFHVSGFSVLMKSVIYGMTVHLVNNFDERVINESIMERGVTHISVVTVMMQRLMNNLQEGIYPEHFRCMLLGGGPVPEPLLQQAATKGIPVFQTYGMTETSSQIATLSPESANQKIGSAGKPLSLAQLWIDNNNAGEVGEIIVKGPMVSSGYYNHPSRAETYFRTGDLGYKDSEGFLYVVDRVKDMIISGGENVYPAEIESVLTGYPGVIEAGVTGMKDDKWGEVPVAFLVVDNGRINQENLSQFCYKSLAKYKVPKEFHQIQQLPRNASNKLMRRELFSALEKERNHEH is encoded by the coding sequence ATGGGGGAAAAAATTCCGCACTGGTTAGATAAACAAAACGAACTAAATCCAGATCATATTGCGCTTGAAACTCCAGAAGGAACGGTTATGAATTTTAATGAGTTACGAAGAGAAAGCTTGAAAATGGCAGAATCTCTACTGGAAAAAGGTATTAAACCTGGAGATCACGTAGCCCTTTTAGCGGAGAATAGCAGCGAATTTCCCATTTACATTCATGCATTAAGTTATGTGGGAGCCACCATTGTATTATTAAATATACGACTTACTCCGAACGAACTTGTTTATCAATTAAATGATGCTCAAGTAAATTGTTTAATAACTGGAAAACAGACCGAAGTAAAAGCTTTGGAAGTACTAGAGGAAGCGGAGGCACCTGTGATCCCTGCGTTTAGAATGGATAAAGTGGCCAGGAAGGCAGTCACGGATAGAACGCATTTCAGTAAAGAAATTGACTTAGATCAAGTTTTCACAATGATGTACACTTCTGGAACTACAGGTCGCCCCAAAGCTGTCATGCACACTTATGGAAACCACTGGTACAGCGCCATTGCTTCTGCTTTAAATCTGGGAACTGGCAGCAAAGATAAATGGCTCTTATGTTTGCCCATGTTTCATGTGAGTGGATTTTCTGTGCTTATGAAAAGTGTGATCTATGGCATGACGGTTCATTTAGTGAATAACTTTGACGAAAGAGTAATCAATGAATCCATTATGGAACGTGGCGTGACTCATATTTCAGTGGTAACGGTTATGATGCAGCGGTTGATGAACAACTTACAAGAAGGGATTTATCCAGAGCATTTCAGGTGTATGCTGCTTGGTGGAGGTCCTGTTCCGGAACCACTTCTTCAACAAGCGGCAACTAAAGGTATCCCAGTATTTCAAACCTATGGTATGACGGAAACGTCTTCTCAAATAGCGACACTTTCGCCTGAATCAGCTAATCAAAAAATAGGTTCCGCTGGAAAGCCCTTATCTTTGGCACAGCTGTGGATTGATAATAATAACGCCGGTGAAGTTGGTGAAATTATTGTAAAAGGTCCAATGGTATCTTCGGGCTATTATAACCACCCTTCAAGAGCTGAAACTTATTTCCGAACGGGGGATCTCGGATATAAAGACAGTGAAGGTTTTTTATACGTGGTTGATCGAGTGAAAGACATGATTATTTCAGGAGGCGAAAATGTGTATCCTGCTGAGATCGAAAGTGTGCTGACAGGCTATCCTGGAGTCATTGAGGCTGGAGTAACTGGGATGAAAGATGATAAATGGGGAGAGGTGCCGGTCGCTTTTCTCGTAGTAGATAATGGAAGGATTAATCAAGAAAACCTAAGCCAGTTTTGTTATAAAAGCTTAGCTAAATATAAAGTGCCTAAAGAATTTCACCAGATACAACAGCTACCTAGAAATGCTTCTAATAAACTGATGCGCCGAGAACTGTTTTCTGCATTGGAGAAGGAGAGGAATCATGAACATTGA
- the menB gene encoding 1,4-dihydroxy-2-naphthoyl-CoA synthase, which yields MAFDWVREREYEDILYDTFEGIAKITINRPEVRNAFRPQTVHELIDAFAYARDDSKIGVIVLAGAGDEAFCAGGDQKVRGHGGYIGDDHIPRLNVLDLQRLIRVIPKPVVAMVSGYAIGGGHVLHIVCDLTIAAENAVFGQTGPKVGSFDAGYGAGLLARIVGHKKAREIWYLCRQYSAKEAEDMGLVNTVVPVEDLEAETVQWGKEMLEKSPTALRFLKASFNADTDGLAGLQQMGGDATLLYYQTEEAKEGRDAFKEKRKPEFDKFPRFP from the coding sequence ATGGCTTTTGATTGGGTTCGCGAACGCGAATACGAAGATATTCTGTACGATACATTTGAAGGGATTGCCAAAATAACGATAAATCGTCCAGAGGTAAGAAATGCTTTCAGGCCGCAGACGGTACACGAATTAATCGATGCTTTTGCTTATGCACGCGATGATTCCAAAATTGGTGTGATTGTCCTGGCTGGAGCTGGAGATGAGGCTTTTTGCGCTGGAGGCGATCAGAAAGTAAGAGGTCACGGCGGTTACATTGGCGATGACCATATTCCGCGCTTAAATGTACTGGACTTGCAGCGTTTAATCCGCGTTATTCCAAAACCTGTAGTGGCTATGGTATCTGGATATGCAATTGGCGGCGGGCACGTATTACATATTGTATGTGACTTAACCATTGCTGCAGAAAATGCTGTGTTTGGTCAGACAGGTCCTAAAGTAGGGAGCTTTGATGCTGGCTACGGTGCGGGTCTGCTGGCTCGTATTGTAGGTCATAAGAAAGCTCGTGAAATATGGTATCTATGCCGTCAATACAGTGCCAAAGAAGCGGAAGATATGGGACTCGTTAATACAGTAGTACCTGTAGAAGATCTGGAAGCGGAAACGGTTCAATGGGGTAAAGAGATGCTCGAAAAATCCCCAACTGCTCTTCGTTTCTTGAAAGCTTCTTTCAACGCAGATACAGATGGACTAGCTGGTTTACAGCAAATGGGTGGAGACGCTACATTGTTGTACTATCAGACGGAAGAAGCAAAAGAAGGCCGGGATGCCTTTAAGGAGAAAAGGAAACCTGAATTTGATAAGTTTCCTCGTTTCCCTTGA
- the menH gene encoding 2-succinyl-6-hydroxy-2,4-cyclohexadiene-1-carboxylate synthase: MLIKAEERNYWIEDTGSGPVWLLLHGFTGSTHTFDDFLHHMNNECRLIKIELPGHARTGPIGTVSMEKFCLDLAMILDKLGVEEINILGYSLGGRTALSFTLLYPKRVNRLILESASPGLPSELERRERRAKDQRLAGLLYREGIKSFVKYWESLPLFETLNRLPEQRRKTLREERTSHSVEGLAESLEGMGTGSQPSWWEKLEEVRANVLLVTGGEDEKFRSINQHMEQRLFNVRWVEVAGAGHTIHLEKPRVFAKIVEKFMI, translated from the coding sequence ATGTTGATCAAGGCTGAAGAACGTAACTACTGGATAGAGGATACCGGTAGTGGGCCTGTCTGGTTGTTGCTGCACGGTTTTACAGGAAGTACACATACGTTTGATGATTTTTTACATCATATGAATAACGAATGCCGCCTTATAAAAATAGAGCTTCCCGGTCATGCGAGAACGGGTCCGATCGGAACCGTATCCATGGAGAAGTTCTGTTTAGATCTGGCCATGATTTTAGATAAACTTGGCGTTGAGGAAATAAATATCCTGGGCTATTCGCTTGGAGGAAGAACGGCATTATCTTTTACTTTACTTTATCCTAAAAGAGTTAATCGTTTAATTCTGGAAAGTGCTTCTCCGGGACTGCCTTCAGAATTAGAAAGAAGAGAACGACGGGCAAAAGATCAGCGATTGGCCGGTTTATTATATCGGGAAGGTATAAAAAGTTTTGTGAAATACTGGGAATCTCTTCCTCTATTTGAAACTCTTAATAGGCTTCCTGAACAACGTAGAAAGACCTTAAGAGAAGAACGTACAAGTCACTCCGTTGAAGGTTTGGCAGAATCCCTGGAAGGAATGGGTACAGGCTCTCAGCCCTCCTGGTGGGAGAAGCTTGAGGAGGTAAGGGCAAATGTGCTGCTTGTCACAGGGGGAGAAGATGAAAAATTTCGTTCGATTAATCAGCACATGGAGCAGCGGTTATTTAACGTTCGCTGGGTAGAGGTGGCAGGGGCCGGTCATACGATTCATCTCGAAAAACCACGAGTTTTTGCTAAAATTGTAGAGAAGTTCATGATATAA
- the menD gene encoding 2-succinyl-5-enolpyruvyl-6-hydroxy-3-cyclohexene-1-carboxylic-acid synthase — translation MEHVESLTKYVTHFVDQLVFSGIEHVVISPGSRSTPLAMTLAEHSEMNHWVHLDERSAAFFALGIAKEQHKPVALVCTSGTAAANYYPAIVEAYYSRVPLLVLTADRPHELRDTGAPQAIDQTDMFGSYVRWYQDLAVPGEGLHMYARRQAARAVEEAVGNHPGPVHLNLPFREPLIPDFSLNGLWREGVKPIPRAFSGKPGLQEEVLEELFQRLNRYERGVIVVGPQADEELAPYVTTLAARLGVPILADPLSQLRAGAHDKSNIIENYDALLKSERIQGLIEPDYILRFGAMPVSKAYLKWVKKIKTHADHFIVDTYKSYREPAGITAQFIWSDPAILCSRLSSFFKEGSYETDWLELWHKLNSTAKNQMLSEPEDQMNEGHAVVYLSEALPDNSNLFVGNSMPIRDVDSFFMSTPKSVKVLANRGANGIDGVLSAALGSSVSGRRTTLLLGDLSFYHDFNGMLIAKHKGLPLTIVVINNNGGGIFSYLPQVNHPDHFEELFGTPLDLDFSKIVEMYGGVHRKAENWGEYKNALAESYGSEGLFVVEVITNREDHVAFHKAKWQSIEESITTWSEDEC, via the coding sequence ATGGAACACGTGGAGTCCTTAACCAAATATGTGACACACTTTGTTGACCAGCTAGTCTTTTCGGGGATAGAGCATGTGGTTATTTCACCAGGATCAAGGTCAACTCCTTTAGCTATGACCCTTGCAGAGCATTCCGAGATGAACCATTGGGTTCATCTCGATGAACGCTCTGCGGCTTTTTTTGCGTTAGGCATTGCTAAAGAACAACATAAACCAGTAGCTTTAGTCTGTACCTCAGGGACAGCTGCGGCTAATTACTACCCTGCGATTGTAGAAGCTTATTACAGCCGGGTTCCACTATTGGTTTTAACAGCAGATCGTCCCCATGAACTCAGGGATACAGGGGCCCCTCAGGCTATCGATCAGACAGATATGTTTGGAAGCTACGTCAGGTGGTATCAGGACTTAGCCGTGCCCGGGGAAGGGCTGCATATGTATGCCAGACGCCAGGCCGCAAGAGCAGTAGAAGAAGCTGTAGGTAATCATCCTGGACCCGTTCATTTGAACCTTCCATTCCGCGAACCGCTGATACCTGATTTTAGTTTGAATGGACTTTGGAGGGAAGGAGTCAAGCCTATTCCTCGTGCTTTTTCAGGAAAACCGGGCCTTCAGGAAGAAGTGCTTGAAGAACTGTTTCAAAGACTGAATCGTTATGAACGGGGCGTGATCGTGGTCGGTCCGCAGGCAGACGAAGAACTTGCTCCCTATGTAACAACGCTCGCTGCTAGACTTGGAGTTCCAATACTGGCAGATCCGTTATCTCAATTAAGAGCAGGGGCACATGATAAGAGTAACATCATAGAGAATTATGATGCCTTATTAAAGTCTGAACGCATTCAAGGGTTAATCGAACCAGATTATATTCTTCGCTTTGGTGCAATGCCTGTGTCGAAAGCTTATTTAAAATGGGTAAAAAAAATTAAAACTCACGCGGACCATTTCATAGTGGATACATACAAAAGTTATCGCGAACCTGCAGGGATCACCGCTCAATTTATTTGGAGTGATCCGGCGATTCTTTGTAGTAGATTATCCAGCTTCTTTAAAGAAGGAAGCTATGAAACGGATTGGCTGGAACTATGGCATAAGTTAAACAGTACAGCTAAAAATCAAATGTTGAGCGAGCCCGAAGACCAGATGAATGAAGGACATGCCGTTGTATATTTGTCAGAAGCTCTTCCTGATAACTCCAATCTATTTGTTGGAAACAGCATGCCGATAAGGGACGTGGATAGTTTCTTTATGTCTACTCCTAAATCAGTTAAAGTACTTGCTAATCGTGGTGCTAATGGGATTGACGGGGTTCTATCTGCTGCCCTGGGCTCGTCTGTTTCAGGGCGCAGGACAACCTTGTTATTGGGCGACTTGTCTTTTTATCATGACTTCAATGGTATGTTAATCGCTAAGCATAAAGGGCTCCCCCTGACTATTGTAGTGATTAACAATAATGGGGGCGGCATTTTCTCTTACCTCCCACAAGTGAATCATCCTGACCATTTTGAAGAGTTGTTCGGTACACCGCTGGATTTGGATTTTTCTAAAATAGTGGAGATGTACGGAGGCGTTCACAGGAAGGCGGAAAATTGGGGCGAATATAAAAACGCTTTAGCTGAAAGCTATGGATCCGAAGGTCTTTTCGTGGTGGAAGTAATTACGAATCGTGAAGATCACGTGGCCTTTCATAAAGCTAAATGGCAGAGCATTGAGGAATCCATTACTACTTGGAGCGAAGATGAATGTTGA